Below is a genomic region from Tripterygium wilfordii isolate XIE 37 chromosome 12, ASM1340144v1, whole genome shotgun sequence.
GCCGGTGATGGAATTTGAGATGGCTTGAATTTGTTGTGTTGGGATGGGTAGAAGAAACGGTGGTGTGATTAAGTTTGGGATGGGTTGAAGAAACGAACCGCCGGTTATGCTATCGATATATCGATTTTATCGGCAACGATCTGATTATACCGCTTATACGGTATGACTATGCCTATCATCCCGCTGGTGTCGCCAGTTCCCGGTTTTTCCGGTCCAATAGACGGCACGACGGGATATTAAAAATTATGACTGGAGGGCTCCGAAAACGTATATTTACAGTCAAGAATCGCGATACAAGACTTGATTCCAAAATACACAGCACAAGAACCTACATGGTATTAGGGTTTTTTTCTCCCTACAAAGTACAAACTCCTCTCTATTTGTAGACGAAGTAATTAGTCATCTACATCTTTTGTAGGGTAGAGTTAGTTTTTATCCCAATAAATCTTGGACGATCTAACTCAAAAATGCCAACATTTTAGGAGGGATATCCCTtgattctctcttctttttcattcgGAGttctattttcaaaaaaattagaaatttaACTAAGAAATGTAGAAAGAATGAAATATTTTGTGTCTTTCAAAATGACAAACAAACCTATATACTTCTCTTTCAAAAATTAAGGTTCACTGCTAATTCACTACTAAGTTACTTGTTGCATAGTTTTTCATTCCCTCCTCATGAATCATGATGTTCCCAATTAGTTACGTTAATCCACCTAATGCATATGCATTCAAAATTACTAGTATTAAGGAAAACACATTCAGACGGATGCTCCCTTCTACATTACCTCAGTTGCTTCTGAAATAAGGAGCTCTTGGCTTAGTAATAGTCTATTTCTTAGAGCTCGAACCAGAACAAAATTTCTGCTTCAGAGATGCTCTGTCACCCATACTTTGAGAATAAAAAAGAGACTATTATGAGGATTTTAAGGTCCCAATATTGTTGCAATCAGAGCGAAAACTTGAAGCAGCAGTCTTGTAGCATGTGCACTGTGTCTTGTGGGTCGAAAACTTTTTGAGAAGCCAAGAAGTTATGCAGATGCATCAGAATTTGGCTAAAACGATTTCGCGCATGAAGTCCTTGGGAGCTGCAAAACAGAAGACAGAGGGAACCTTCTTGTCAATTGTCATATAAGGAAGTTGTGAGTCTAAATTTACATTCTCTAAAATGAACAACTACTTTGAAGTTGTATACTCCATTTTAGCCTTACGACTTGAATTTTTTTACAACCTGTGCCGTATGTTTCCTCTTGTTATTTTCTGCATCTGGATTTCACACCGATAAATTGCAACCCATAGGTGCTGCTCATAATTAACACTACGAGTTAAGTGACCATGCTTGTTCACGTCGTTTAAAGTTTATCCATACGAGAAATAATAAGACAAGAAGACCTAATACAACAATTGATGCGATCCAATGCACGTATTAGCTATTGCGAAGGATAGGAAATAGatggaagaattttttttatgtaccTTCTCTGCCAGTGAAAAGATTAATCTGGCCAATGGCCTGGCGAAGGAACATTTCAACTCCGCTCACAATGATTGCCCCTGCAGCCTCAGCTTCTTTCAGTAGTCTGGTTTTTCTTGGTGTGTAAACTGCGTCAAACACCAGCTGATAATCCCGCAAAGTTTCCTTGAAAATGCAAATGAGTACTTTAATAATCAAACCcaaatttaaattttgtaaTAATTTTAATGAGAGTAGTTTTTTTTAACGACAGTAGATATAATAAGTATAACCTCAGCAACAGGAATTCTGTCTGTATTTGGATGCATTCCTAATGGGGTTGCATTTGCAAGGATCGCACCTTTCTCTGGCTTAAATTTGACTAAATCTTCAAAAGGCTTGGCTTCACCTGACACGGCACCAGCAAGGGACTttgctctttcttttcttggaaAACAACAAGAGACAGAAAGATCAGCTCAGATAATCTTAGACTTATATTTGTTGGTAGATTATGTCAGGCTTGATTAGGGATTGAACAAAGGTACAAGGAAGGTATGGGAAAAAGTTCTCTCACTCTCATAACTTCTATACTTCAATGTGGTTGTGTAAGTGGGCTAAAAGGATGCATTCAGATTGCGATAATACAAAACTATAGAAGCATGAAAAGACAAAGGCCCCTTCGAGTAAACATGCCAATACTTACATACCATGGTTGATAGGGAAAGTGCAAATCCTCTGGTTTACATACCAAAATCTATGTCAAAAACAACCACTCGAGCTCCTCTACTTCTAGCACCAAATGCAAGTGCTCTTCCTGCACCTCCGGCACCGGCTAGCACAAACAATTTCTCAGCTAGTGGAGAATCCAAAGATGCGTCACCATTGTTATATGGAAACTCTGAAATGTTAATACCACAAGTATCAGTAAAACCATTTCTAGAATTCCATATCCAGAAAACTCAATAGTCAAACTTTTTCAGGTATAAAAGGAGAAGTATGATATTGCACCATTAACGTAATTAGGTAAGCACCTTTTAAAGCTTCCTCAATTGCAGTTATTGAAGCCTCACAATCTGTGTTATAACCTATCAACTTCCCATCACTAGGACTCCGTATAATAGTATTGACTGCACCGATGGACTTTTGAAGCATGAAATAAACGTTTTTAATCAATGTTCCACACTTGAGACGAGAAATAGCAATTATATTGATTCCATACTAACAGATAATCATAATAATCACCACTGAAGAATGAAAAGTTTGGATGTTGCTGTCTTTACCAAAGAGTAAAGGAAAACTGTTGTTAACCTGAGATAAGAGTGGCAAGGGTGGATACGTTTCTCTCCTGTGTGCAGGTTCgagcaaaaattacaaaaaaagtttGAGCAGTCAAATGATATGTCATACAAGAGACCACAGAAAGAACTGAGTAGCCCTTACATGATACCCAAAGTAACGATGTTGTCAGCTTCATTTGGTTACCAACCACTGTCTTACATCCAATATCACGCCAGCTAGCTTAGCTGGCACAGTGTGCTGGGGTAATATCCCTGAAAGACTGAAAAATTTCACTGAACACAGCTACAGTCTCCTCCAAGAACAAATTGTCTGATCGAATATTAAACGATAATTTTAACCTCCAACTACGATTCCTTTGCAAATAAATAAAGCCCCATGGGATAGTCTGGACAAATAAAACAGCATGTACTTTTTCCATAAGCAGAACTTCTTTTAAGATATCAATCCTTAttgcaatgaaaattttaaattaaccCTAGCCCGTCATGTGTCGTGATCCGAGACACGCCTCTCTTTAATTGGCATCTAAATGGGGAAGAAAGCTTCACTATAGAAAACAACAGAGTTTTGCAAGCTGTTGCATGTGCATTAGGGAGCTCTGGAGCCCTCCACTGGAAACTTATCAGTTTTCAATAAGTGAGCTGCTGGATTTCAAAACCTTGATCTAATTTCCACTAAAAATTAAGGCTTCATCTTTGATGAATAGAACCATGCATAAAGAGCAGGATATAATTTGAGAAAACAACGaaaaaaaatgtggaaaatTACGTATTCAATGCAAATATTGAAACAGCAAAGTATGACTAAATTCATTCAACCTGAACAAGTGGATGGACTTCGTCGCAAAATTCAATAATGGCTTCTTTATACGGAAATCCAACACTGCAATATACAAGTATGGAAAATAAGTCAGTCATGTTAAATCACCAGAaagaataaagataaaagaaactGGTTACATAtcaaatggaaaaaaagaagaagaaaacaaagggtCATAAACACCAAACATTCACAAACATAAAAGCTACGATATGTCTTTTAGAACCAAGTTGTAATATCTTTTTAGGATATATAAATGAAGAATATGAATCAACCAATATATTGCAGAAAACAATGCTAATGAAGATTTATATGATCGCGTGCCAGTTGAGTgttctttgttttgatgataACTGCACTTTGTTCATTGTCAACTTGTCATTATCAAAGCCTCAAACCCAAATTCCCAGTTCACTCTTGCTATCATAATAATGCATCATATAAGAAGAAAGACTTAACTAGCAATAATATTAAGAGAATCTATCTGCATTCCTAACCACTATGGGGGTATCGGCTCATATATGGCATACCTAAATCCTGTAAAGTCTGGGCTTGAGTAGACTCTAAAGAACTCCTTAAGATTATCAATGAACATGGGAGCATATATTCCATTATACTTCATATGTCTGAAGGTAGGGTTGTGAAGTATAGGGCCTTTGCTGTGGCTAACTGGTTTTGAGATCAGTCCGAAAACTTTAGTGTCAGAATTGATGTAATCAATCTTATAGGCCTCTCTGAGACTGCCTAAAGTAGGCAAACCGGGAACTGAATTTCCTTCCATTGATCCATAGACTAAAACAGCACCAAATTTTGGTCCCAATAGCTGGCTAATTAGGCCCCTTTCGCCCTCACAGTAAGCAATCATTGGCACCTGCAGGATAAAGCAGTTAGCAGGAGTCACTATACTAAAACCATGGAGCACACCAAATTTTAACTATTTGATAAAGAAGTTGTATACACATTTCACATTGAAAACTTTCCACTGCTCATTTTTGTGATTCAAAAGCTTCATCTGCCTCCAAAGGAATGCCGTGCTGATGAACTTAACTGTGAGGTTTATAAGAAGATGTGGTACAGCCATTAAGAAATGTGCATCtgaattcttttgtttctttcttttttccatgtTCTCTTTGATAAGGTATCTCGATCCATAGATTAGACTGATGAATGTGTCACCCATTCACTGATTAAACTTGAATTCTGTCTTTAACAAATCAGACAATTTACTGCACTATAAGTTCACTTCCAAATTTCTTACTTTTGTTCAGTCCAGCATACATCTTTTAGCATAAATTCCATCAAAAAGTCTAATACCTGGCAAAGTGAAACCAGATGAAACATCCTCTCCACTTCCGTAATATCATTTGGACGGTAACCAATTTTGATGATATCTGCTTCTGTCAGTTTCATACGTTCAATGAGATGGCTGAGATCTTCTTTTTGAGGGACACTGTTCATAGAACATGAAACGATAAATCTCGCACCAGTATGATCACTCATCCTTTCTTTCTTCAAGAAATCATAGGCCACCTAAACATTTAAATAAagcaacagaaaaaaaaaatcagggaCTTAACATCGTTGTTTTCCCCAcatcttccttttcctttccttgttTCTGTTTTTCCCGTAATAACTAAGATATTAAGCATAATCAAAGGATTACCATTTTGCTCTAGCACAAAGCTGAAAATTTGATGACGAAGTAACAATTGTAAAACTATGGAAAAAACATAAGATATAATCTCAAGTGCTACAATTAGGAATCTATATActtcaaatatttcaatgacACACTAGATTTTTGAAAGACTACCTTGAGCTCAAAATCAATATAGTCTGCTCCCATTTCATTAGCCAGATGAAGTGCTTGCAACCGAGTATTTTCGTCTCCTTCATATCGACCACCTTCCCATTTTGGCCTGgataaatattttcataaatACTCCCATATTCTTATATGCACTTAAATTCAACACAACAAATATATACTTCACAAATGCAGACCAGCCCACACAAACAAACGCAGGAACACAGAAACTTTTATTAATTCtcaaccaagttatatttcatttTCGTGTTCGCCAACTTTGAAGTTCATAGAACAATTGATATCGTCAATCCCATGAATATACATTTTGCGCCGTATACATCATAAACAAAAGTAAAGCAAAGCTGCTGCAGGAATCAGCATATAAATTAGGGTAAGAGCATGTTATTTTCAAGTACAGTATGTTCTGTCATGTATGAATGCTATGACAGTACAACTACGCATAATAATAGAATGACAATAATGATTAAATTCAACACTTCCAAATTGCAATCAAATAAGCATCAAAGATACAAGAATTTCATAACAGTGACAAAAAAGTTAATCATCTCACCGGTACACAATAAGCACTGGCAATGGCTTATTTTTAAGGATGATTTCAAGGTCTGGGAAAGGTTGAAAATTATTGATGTAGTCCAATCTGACTTCAACTAAATCAGCACCTTGTGCCTTTGCACGGTGCATGTCACTCACCATTTGCTCCACAGATTGGGCCATTAATGGAGAACAAATCATCCTATGATCATTCAGAACTCCAACATTACCCATTTGAccaaaatatcaaaagaacCAACCACAGCAGAGGAACAAACGGTAAAGTAAACCAGCCAAAGTAACTCAAACTGATTGGATTATGGTATGCGATTAATGCATACAGCATACTAACCAAAATTTGGTGAATTTCAAGGAGAAGGCCAAACATAAGAATTGGGTGAATTGACCATTGATGATAGAATAGATTCAACAGAACAATTGATAGTCCAAGGCAAAAAAAAAGTAGTGAATTGGTTGGTATTCTCCAGATGAAATGAAGGGATTCCAAGAAATCAAGTAATTCTGGAGATATGCTAACCAGTCTGCCAAAAAAATTTCTATTTGTCAGTACAAATAGCAAATGTCAGAGTGAGACAAGAAAATTTCAAGGAAGGTTATAGGTGGGTCTGGCAGAGGCGTCAACAGACCCCATTTGAGGCATCTTCTTACAAAATGACACGAAAACGTCTACCAATATGTGCGGCAATTTCCCAAACACATCGTAGGCAAAATTCAAAGCAAGAATTGTTGGCATGCAAATGGGTTACTTATGGAAagattagaagaagaaaaaaaacccatcTATTTGAAtcaaatcccaaaaaaaaaaagagcagatAAGCATATCCtcaagcaaaagaaaattgTATACCTATTTTTCCGTTGGGATAGAAATTACTGCTGGAAAATGGACAAAGTTCGTTCGTCTAAACTTTTTAAAGGCCTCTGCAACAGTTTCATGTCACAACTCCACAACTACGcatatatacatgtgtataCCTaccttcaaaaaaatatatacgcATATTTACCTAGTGGGAAAGCCTTACACGGCACTCACCAACCAGACAGCGGCAAGAATAATATGATTCGTTTGACATATTGAATTCGATGGCTTTATGTGGCCCATGAAAACATAGTTTATCATTCTTTCCACTCAATCACCAAACACAGAAAGCCTACCTAATCCCCAACTTGGCGACTTGCCTATCATTCACAGTATATCATTCAAACATACTTTGTCATTGATTAATACATATTTAAGACTTTGAATCTTCAAAGTATATCATCATTCACATAGAGATGCATCCGCAGAACCTCCCAAAGGGCACGCATATTGGCTACCCCCGTTCCATTCCGGTGACAATCAATGAGGTCCGTCTGACCTGACCTTGGATGAGCCTTTGCTGGAAAATGAAAATTGCAGTGTCTGGCTGACGCTGAAAGTTAATTCAGTACTGATAGTTAGCCCAAGTTTTAGTAGTACAAAAAAGAGCTCAACTACAAGGTGACATGCTGAATGGGcgaaattgaaaaaattagaaaaagcgGGGGACGGAACAATTTTCCCGTTTGGTGCATAATTTTACACTAGCATTACAGAAGTGATAGAGATCTCAATAAGAAGCAACCCAGTTTCTCAGTAATGAATGTATCattctctggttcaatcaccaAGTTTCGTGGcctcctacacttacatcaatcaagggataagGTCCACTACTGGAATCCACTActgggataattgagatatttTTTACTAGGATCCTTAATATTTTTGTTAG
It encodes:
- the LOC120010957 gene encoding bifunctional 3-dehydroquinate dehydratase/shikimate dehydrogenase, chloroplastic-like isoform X3; protein product: MGADYIDFELKVAYDFLKKERMSDHTGARFIVSCSMNSVPQKEDLSHLIERMKLTEADIIKIGYRPNDITEVERMFHLVSLCQVPMIAYCEGERGLISQLLGPKFGAVLVYGSMEGNSVPGLPTLGSLREAYKIDYINSDTKVFGLISKPVSHSKGPILHNPTFRHMKYNGIYAPMFIDNLKEFFRVYSSPDFTGFSVGFPYKEAIIEFCDEVHPLVQSIGAVNTIIRSPSDGKLIGYNTDCEASITAIEEALKEFPYNNGDASLDSPLAEKLFVLAGAGGAGRALAFGARSRGARVVVFDIDFERAKSLAGAVSGEAKPFEDLVKFKPEKGAILANATPLGMHPNTDRIPVAEETLRDYQLVFDAVYTPRKTRLLKEAEAAGAIIVSGVEMFLRQAIGQINLFTGREAPKDFMREIVLAKF
- the LOC120010957 gene encoding bifunctional 3-dehydroquinate dehydratase/shikimate dehydrogenase, chloroplastic-like isoform X2; translated protein: MICSPLMAQSVEQMVSDMHRAKAQGADLVEVRLDYINNFQPFPDLEIILKNKPLPVLIVYRPKWEGGRYEGDENTRLQALHLANEMGADYIDFELKVAYDFLKKERMSDHTGARFIVSCSMNSVPQKEDLSHLIERMKLTEADIIKIGYRPNDITEVERMFHLVSLCQVPMIAYCEGERGLISQLLGPKFGAVLVYGSMEGNSVPGLPTLGSLREAYKIDYINSDTKVFGLISKPVSHSKGPILHNPTFRHMKYNGIYAPMFIDNLKEFFRVYSSPDFTGFSVGFPYKEAIIEFCDEVHPLVQSIGAVNTIIRSPSDGKLIGYNTDCEASITAIEEALKEFPYNNGDASLDSPLAEKLFVLAGAGGAGRALAFGARSRGARVVVFDIDFERAKSLAGAVSGEAKPFEDLVKFKPEKGAILANATPLGMHPNTDRIPVAEETLRDYQLVFDAVYTPRKTRLLKEAEAAGAIIVSGVEMFLRQAIGQINLFTGREAPKDFMREIVLAKF
- the LOC120010957 gene encoding bifunctional 3-dehydroquinate dehydratase/shikimate dehydrogenase, chloroplastic-like isoform X1; the protein is MGNVGVLNDHRMICSPLMAQSVEQMVSDMHRAKAQGADLVEVRLDYINNFQPFPDLEIILKNKPLPVLIVYRPKWEGGRYEGDENTRLQALHLANEMGADYIDFELKVAYDFLKKERMSDHTGARFIVSCSMNSVPQKEDLSHLIERMKLTEADIIKIGYRPNDITEVERMFHLVSLCQVPMIAYCEGERGLISQLLGPKFGAVLVYGSMEGNSVPGLPTLGSLREAYKIDYINSDTKVFGLISKPVSHSKGPILHNPTFRHMKYNGIYAPMFIDNLKEFFRVYSSPDFTGFSVGFPYKEAIIEFCDEVHPLVQSIGAVNTIIRSPSDGKLIGYNTDCEASITAIEEALKEFPYNNGDASLDSPLAEKLFVLAGAGGAGRALAFGARSRGARVVVFDIDFERAKSLAGAVSGEAKPFEDLVKFKPEKGAILANATPLGMHPNTDRIPVAEETLRDYQLVFDAVYTPRKTRLLKEAEAAGAIIVSGVEMFLRQAIGQINLFTGREAPKDFMREIVLAKF